A genomic stretch from Triplophysa dalaica isolate WHDGS20190420 chromosome 4, ASM1584641v1, whole genome shotgun sequence includes:
- the vkorc1l1 gene encoding vitamin K epoxide reductase complex subunit 1-like protein 1 has translation MTRPDAFPRRPPSPVPAARPTVEPGEAARARVKAGEKMAAPVLRVSTPRWERIVRLLVCLLGILLSMYAFHVEREKSIDASYRAACDVNSWVSCSKVFTSRWGRGFGLLGSIFGNDSAVNQPNSVYGILFYVLQMLLGLTASAMAALILMTTSIASVMGSVYLGYILYFVLKDFCFICVTTYVLNFILFVLNYKRLVYLNEAWKQQLQAKRD, from the exons ATGACACGTCCAGACGCTTTTCCACGTCGCCCGCCCAGCCCTGTTCCCGCCGCGCGCCCAACGGTCGAGCCTGGGGAGGCTGCGCGCGCTCGTGTAAAGGCCGGGGAAAAAATGGCGGCGCCCGTCTTGCGAGTGTCCACCCCTCGCTGGGAGAGGATAGTCCGGCTACTCGTGTGTCTTTTAGGAATTCTGCTATCCATGTACGCgtttcatgtggagagagaAAAATCCATAGACGCTAGTTACCGCGCCGCGTGTGACGTGAACAGCTGGGTTAGCTGCTCCAAAGTCTTCACGTCCAG ATGGGGTCGAGGATTTGGACTGTTGGGAAGCATCTTTGGGAACGACAGCGCAGTAAACCAGCCAAACAGTGTCTATGGAATATTATTCTATGTCTTACAAATGTTACTGG GTTTGACGGCCAGCGCTATGGCCGCTTTGATTTTGATGACCACATCCATTGCGTCAGTAATGGGCTCCGTCTACCTGGGCTACATTCTTTACTTCGTCCTGAAGGACTTCTGCTTCATCTGTGTGACCACATACGTACTGAACTTTATCCTGTTTGTGCTGAACTACAAGCGACTGGTTTACTTGAACGAAGCCTGGAAACAACAGCTTCAAGCCAAGAGGGACTAG
- the gusb gene encoding beta-glucuronidase: MSASGSKRAAIIALLAAVCGVCQSLFPRESSSREVKDVSGLWSFRADLSPDRNRGFEHEWFKSPLAETGPVIDMPVPSSYNDITQDVRIRDFIGWVWYEREVWVPERWIQDQGTRIVFRVGSAHYYAVLWINGVKMTEHEGGHLPFEADISSVLRQSSSNPCRITIAVNNTLTLQTLPPGTIQYMTDRTRYPAGYFVQNTYFDFFNYAGIHRSVLLYTTPQVYTDDITVETSFSDNVGLVSYNVSVLGSFKSTVKVTLSTKDGRCVASASESRGVLKVMDVNLWWPYLMHENPAYLYSMEVQVTAEDGQTDFYTLSVGIRTVKVTSTQFLINNKPFYFQGVNKHEDSDIRGKGFDWPLLVKDLNLMKWLGANSFRTSHYPYAEEVLQMADRHGIVVIDECPGVGIKDIRSFGNVSLAHHLTVMKELVRRDKNHPSVVMWSVANEPAAEMQPAGFYFKELVSYTKSLDSTRPVTYITNSNYARDQGAPYVDVICVNSYFSWYHDPGHPEVISIQLNTQFDNWFGKYQKPIIQSEYGADAVSGLHSDPPMMFTEEYQKIVLQNYHDVFDQKRKEFVIGELIWNFADFMTAQNIMRVVGNKKGIFTRQRQPKAAAFLLRERYWRIANETGVLPTWTRYPCP; the protein is encoded by the exons ATGAGCGCATCGGGATCAAAGCGCGCCGCGATTATCGCGCTGCTGGCCGCGGTTTGCGGCGTCTGCCAATCGCTGTTTCCCCGGGAATCTTCCAGCAGAGAAGTGAAAGATGTGAGCGGGCTCTGGAGCTTCAGAGCGGATCTCTCTCCGGACCGGAACCGCGGCTTCGAGCACGAGTGGTTCAAGAGTCCACTGGCCGAG ACGGGTCCTGTGATTGACATGCCTGTGCCCTCCAGCTACAACGACATCACACAAGATGTCAGAATCCGGGATTTTATTGGTTGGGTGTGGTACGAGAGGGAAGTGTGGGTGCCCGAGCGCTGGATCCAGGATCAGGGAACACGGATAGTTTTTCGAGTGGGAAGCGCACACTATTACGCTGTGCTT TGGATAAACGGGGTTAAGATGACAGAACACGAGGGCGGTCACCTCCCCTTCGAGGCCGACATCAGCAGCGTTCTGCGGCAGTCTTCCTCAAACCCGTGCCGGATCACCATCGCCGTGAACAACACATTGACCTTACAGACTCTACCACCAGGAACCATCCAATACATGACCGACCGGACCAG ATATCCTGCTGGCTACTTTGTTCAAAACACTTATTTTGATTTCTTCAACTACGCTGGAATACACCGATCCGTCCTGCTTTACACCACACCGCAGGTTTATACCGATGACATCACCGTGGAGACGTCATTCTCTGATAACGTGG ggCTGGTCAGTTACAATGTCTCTGTGCTGGGAAGTTTTAAGTCTACTGTGAAAGTGACACTGTCCACAAAAGATGGACGATGTGTGGCCTCAGCCAGCGAGAGCAGAGGAGTTCTCAAAGTCATGGATGTCAATCTCTGGTGGCCGTATCTGATGCATGAAAACCCCGCTTATCTGTATTCAATGGAG GTTCAGGTTACCGCTgaggacggacagacagacttTTACACTCTTTCAGTGGGGATTCGCACTGTAAAAGTCACCAGCACACAGTTTCTTATCAACAACAAACCGTTTTACTTCCAGGGGGTCAATAAACACGAAGACTCAGAT ATTCGGGGTAAAGGGTTCGATTGGCCTCTGCTGGTGAAGGACTTGAATCTGATGAAGTGGTTGGGAGCAAACTCGTTCCGCACCAGTCACTACCCGTACGCTGAAGAGGTCCTGCAGATGGCCGACCGTCATGGCATCGTGGTTATAGATGAATGTCCTGGAGTCGGTATCAAAGACat ACGCAGTTTCGGGAACGTTTCACTGGCTCATCACCTGACGGTCATGAAGGAGCTGGTACGACGCGATAAGAATCATCCCTCTGTGGTCATGTGGTCTGTGGCCAATGAGCCGGCGGCTGAAATGCAACCCGCTGGATTTTATTTCAA gGAGCTCGTGTCTTACACTAAATCATTGGACTCGACTCGACCCGTGACCTACATCACCAACAGCAACTACGCCAGAGATCAAGGG GCCCCCTACGTGGACGTGATCTGTGTGAACAGCTACTTCTCATGGTATCATGACCCCGGTCACCCAGAGGTCATCAGTATCCAGCTTAACACTCAGTTTGATAACTGGTTCGGAAAATACCAGAAACCCATAATACAGAGCGAGTACGGAGCAGACGCCGTGTCGGGCCTGCACAGC GACCCGCCCATGATGTTTACAGAGGAATATCAGAAAATAGTCCTGCAGAACTACCACGACGTGTTCGACCAGAAGAGGAAAGAGTTTGTGATTGGAGAACTCATTTGGAATTTCGCTGACTTCATGACGGCTCAGA ACATTATGCGGGTGGTGGGGAATAAGAAGGGAATCTTTACCCGTCAGCGGCAGCCCAAAGCCGCAGCTTTTCTCCTGAGAGAGCGTTACTGGAGGATCGCCAACGAGACGGGTGTGTTGCCTACCTGGACCAGATACCCCTGCCCATGA
- the LOC130418756 gene encoding carbonic anhydrase 9-like — MITVSPIDYTCQKPMALSKRHVITAITLHVVHIKQKYSNLTEAFQDQSGLAVFGFFLEESNSDNKNFDNLINVLRSIENKSGDVSIRNISASQFILPEENMTSYYRYNGSLTAPNCSESVIWTVFEKTIPLSKKQVRLNPNQSVRTLLNKL; from the exons ATGATCACAGTTTCACCCATTGACTATACGTGTCAGAAACCAATGGCCCTATCCAAACGTCATGTCATTACAGCAATCACA CTTCACGTtgtacatataaaacaaaaatacagtaatCTTACGGAGGCTTTCCAGGATCAATCTGGCCTTGCAGTGTTTGGATTCTTCTTAGAG GAGTCAAACAGCGACAACAAAAATTTTGACAATCTCATAAATGTCCTGAGGAGCATAGAGAACAAAA GTGGAGATGTTTCCATTAGAAACATCTCAGCCAGTCAGTTCATTCTGCCGGAGGAGAACATGACCAGCTATTACCGTTACAATGGCTCTCTGACCGCACCCAACTGCTCTGAATCTGTGATCTGGACCGTCTTTGAAAAGACCATTCCTCTTAGCAAAAAACAGGTACGGCTGAATCCAAATCAATCCGTGAGGACACTACTGAACAAGCTTTGA
- the LOC130418757 gene encoding carbonic anhydrase 4-like, with product MGRVTGVFDNPPSFPCTPPGVDILEGGKLTSNNVAGSSHDPLQSPAVASGAVSIPGGDTAGQDALHSAGVEGSEDSGARSKLPQPSQEEETLMCLLQHCICVSRPCEILEWCYHPKGSCKGPENWKEINNNCGGDRQSPVNIVTKTTQLDKRLTSFNLTGYKTLFDSTVKKNSHTVEVTLNPTATVSGGNLEDTYKPLQFHLHWGTNGVRGSDHTIDGEQYPMELHVVHIKQKYSNLTEAFQDQSGLAVFGFFLEESNSTNKNFDNLINVLRSIENKSGDVSIKNISASQFILPEENMTSYYRYNGSLTAPNCSESVIWTVFEKTIPLSKKQLEFFSSLKLDDGTPMVGTFRPPQLRSGRTVYRSSSPAVLASVVLLFISITTTFSLSHLC from the exons ATGGGACGGGTGACTGGAGTCTTTGATAATCCTCCGAGCTTTCCTTGTACACCGCCTGGTGTAGATATCCTGGAGGGAGGGAAGCTCACCTCCAACAATGTGGCGGGCAGTTCGCACGACCCTTTGCAGAGCCCTGCGGTTGCCAGCGGTGCTGTTTCCATACCAGGCGGTGATACAGCCGGTCAGGATGCTCTCCACAGTGCAGGTGTAGAAGGATCTGAGGATTCTGGGGCTCGTTCCAAACTTCCTCAGCCGTCTCAGGAAGAAGAGACGCTGATGTGCCTTCTTCAGCACTGCATCTGTGTGAGCAGACCATGTGAGATCCTCG AATGGTGCTACCATCCAAAAGGGAGCTGTAAAG GTCCAGAGAACTGGaaggaaataaacaataattgtgGAGGTGACAGACAATCGCCTGTCAACATAGTGACAAAGACAACCCAACTGGACAAGCGCCTGACGTCCTTCAATTTAACTGGATACAAGACCTTATTCGACAGTACTGTCAAGAAAAACAGTCACACTG TTGAGGTCACTCTAAACCCCACAGCAACAGTATCAGGTGGAAACCTGGAAGACACGTATAAGCCCCTTCAATTTCACCTGCACTGGGGCACAAATGGAGTTCGTGGCTCTGACCACACCATCGATGGAGAACAGTATCCTATGGAG CTTCACGTtgtacatataaaacaaaaatacagtaatCTTACGGAGGCTTTCCAGGATCAATCTGGCCTTGCAGTGTTTGGATTCTTCTTAGAG GAGTCAAACAGCACCAACAAAAATTTTGACAATCTCATAAATGTCCTGAGGAGCATAGAGAACAAAA GTGGAGATGTGTCCATTAAAAACATCTCAGCCAGTCAGTTCATTCTGCCGGAGGAGAACATGACCAGCTATTACCGTTACAATGGCTCTCTGACCGCACCCAACTGCTCTGAATCTGTGATCTGGACCGTCTTTGAAAAGACCATTCCTCTTAGCAAAAAACAG CttgagtttttttcttctctgaAACTCGACGACGGGACACCGATGGTTGGGACATTCCGACCACCACAGCTCCGTAGCGGACGTACAGTTTATCGGTCGAGCAGTCCGGCGGTCCTGGCCAGCGTGGTGCTTCTCTTCATCTCCATCACTACAACATTCAGTCTGTCCCATCTATGCTAA